The Montipora capricornis isolate CH-2021 chromosome 1, ASM3666992v2, whole genome shotgun sequence genome contains a region encoding:
- the LOC138037011 gene encoding uncharacterized protein has product MLCDKRSPVWLFVFNFVVTRCQLPRLQPGDFAPSFALQTLDGRIVYRKSNASSSTPKHPVILHLFSRRSAFLEALWNNETSLEEFIKLSPGNTNYVFMTSSDSKSVEDVLWMRSQLHEAIDKYYKRKKNRLDHDTRRTCLRDYSRSGNPGLLRDAYLEKEPFVKLAQLRQHHVSMTYKCNRSWTQSWKDRLHFVSFPTFDFGNWIPYALMHWPCFGSGCALAQVLVKSKEGEVVLVAPRLDARYDWLPSPHNLIHKHARFNIAFYGDACDLQSLWEQTLENQNDGDDKERKKQKEKTNEGRIALVSPGGCSLFTKIRHMSKVGVHAVITYPKEHKPVKEVTCDGHHCFVPLRLSASMISYDNGVHIKKLLLAKMKLYVTYQFTPQENFFLAIDGQGKLAEVGLFLYPSMKFMAYEAKWFNYKTDLIHNLTGSARIIHVFNHTRMQGEEGAVKTIQLPPLKELKLYRNVELDMSLYCVGKSDYSCPHWDHLVHLTVCCDKKSTLCGEELGRWITPYRRAIGRWLTNITPLLPLFTSQTCKLQMKHPSWEQAWKPSLDIRLSDHVKFSKHTYGREREDQYNVPYKIIKLFRGGTFDKNYNKNHHTLTFKIPMETEQVKLVATITGHGSDNNGCAEFCVTSHHFIVNGHENVNVFKNAATAMGCANRVSDGGVPNEHGTWLYGRDGWCCGKDVVPWVVDITHQIRMGGKENEVEYFGWFNGTDPHPTRDPGEIVMTSYLVFYESVEDEVSDAHDK; this is encoded by the exons ATGTTGTGCGACAAGAGATCGCCCGTGTGGTTATTCGTTTTTAATTTCGTCGTTACACGATGCCAGCTTCCTCGCCTTCAACCTGGAGATTTTGCGCCTTCTTTTGCTCTGCAAACTCTTGATGGCAGGATAGTTTATAGGAAAAGTAATGCGAGTTCTAGCACGCCAAAACATCCAGTCATTTTGCACTTGTTTTCAAGGCGTTCGGCATTTTTGGAGGCGTTATGGAATAATGAAACTTCTCTGGAGGAGTTCATTAAGTTGTCACCGGGGAACACAAACTACGTCTTTATGACCTCTTCAGATTCAAAGTCTGTTGAGGATGTTTTGTGGATGAGAAGTCAACTTCATGAAGCAATTGACAAATATTACAAGag gaaaaaaaatcgtCTCGACCATGATACAAGAAGAACTTGCCTGCGTGACTACTCGAGAAGTGGAAATCCTGGATTGTTGCGTGATGCATATTTAGAAAAAGAACCTTTTGTTAAACTAGCACAGCTAAGACAACACCATGTGTCTATGACATATAAATGCAACAGGAGTTGGACACAGTCATGGAAGGATAGGCTACACTTTGTTAGTTTTCCAACATTTGACTTTGGAAACTGGATTCCATATGCATTGATGCATTGGCCATGTTTTGGATCAGGTTGTGCACTTGCCCAAGTTTTGGTTAAATCAAAGGAAG GTGAGGTGGTACTGGTTGCACCAAGATTAGATGCAAGATACGACTGGTTGCCATCACCTCACAACCTTATACATAAACATGCACGATTTAATATTGCTTTCTACGGGGATGCTTGTGACTTGCAATCATTGTGGGAACAGACACTTGAAAATCAGAATGATGGAGATGATAAAGAACGTaaaaaacagaaggaaaaaaCTAATGAAGGAAGAATCGCATTAGTCTCTCCTGGTGGTTGCTCTTTATTTACCAAG ATTCGCCACATGAGCAAAGTTGGAGTTCATGCCGTGATTACGTACCCTAAAGAACACAAACCAGTCAAAGAAGTGACCTGCGATGGTCACCACTGTTTTGTACCCCTCCGATTATCAGCGTCGATGATCTCTTATGATAATGGTGTCCACATCAAAAAGTTGTTGCTGGCCAAAATGAAGCTTTATGTTACGTACCAGTTTACTCCCCAAGAGAACTTCTTTCTGGCTATTGATGGACAGGGCAAACTGGCTGAAGTGGGTTTGTTTCTGTATCCGTCAATGAAATTCATGGCCTATGAGGCTAAATG GTTTAATTACAAAACCGATCTAATTCACAATTTGACTGGAAGCGCAAGAATAATCCACGTGTTCAACCACACCCGCATGCAAGGCGAGGAGGGAGCTGTTAAAACTATCCAACTTCCGCCACTCAAAG AATTGAAGCTCTATAGAAATGTTGAGCTTGACATGTCGCTGTATTGTGTTGGAAAAAGTGACTACTCATGCCCTCATTGGGATCATCTTGTCCACTTGACAGTCTGTTGCGACAAAAAGAGCACACTCTGCGGCGAGGAGTTAGGGCGCTGGATAACACCATACAGAAG GGCCATAGGACGCTGGTTAACCAACATCACTCCTCTGCTGCCCTTGTTTACATCTCAAACGTGTAAACTTCAGATGAAACATCCTTCATGGGAGCAAGCGTGGAAGCCATCTCTGGACATAAGACTTTCAGATCATGTTAAAT TTTCAAAGCATACATACGGCAGAGAACGGGAGGACCAGTACAATGTTCCTTACAAAATCATCAAGCTGTTTAGAGGCGGTACATTCGacaaaaattacaacaaaaatcATCACACTCTTACATTCAAGATTCCAATGGAGACGGAGCAAGTCAAGCTTGTGGCGACGATCACGGGCCACGGCAGCGACAACAATGGCTGTGCTGAATTTTGCGTGACGTCCCATCACTTCATTGTCAATGGACATGAAAACGTCAACGTTTTTAAGAACGCTGCTACAGCGATGGGTTGTGCCAACAGAGTCAGCGATGGCGGTGTTCCAAATGAACATGGCACTTGGTTGTACGGTCGTGATGGCTGGTGCTGCGGCAAGGATGTCGTTCCCTGGGTGGTAGATATTACGCATCAAATTCGTATGGGGGGCAAGGAGAATGAAGTCGAGTATTTTGGTTGGTTCAATGGCACTGATCCGCATCCCACCAGAGACCCCGGTGAAATTGTCATGACATCGTATTTGGTGTTTTACGAGTCTGTTGAGGATGAGGTATCTGACGCGCATGACAAGTGA